A region of Pseudorca crassidens isolate mPseCra1 chromosome 8, mPseCra1.hap1, whole genome shotgun sequence DNA encodes the following proteins:
- the LOC137228735 gene encoding LOW QUALITY PROTEIN: taste receptor type 2 member 5-like (The sequence of the model RefSeq protein was modified relative to this genomic sequence to represent the inferred CDS: substituted 1 base at 1 genomic stop codon) encodes MLTAVLGLLMLVAVAEFLIGLVGNGVLVAWSFGEWLRKFKGSSYNLIVLGLAVCXFLLQWLIMVDLSLFPLFQSSHWLRYLNVFWVLVSQTSLWFATFLSVFYCRKIMTFEHPVYLWLKQRACCLSHWCLLVYFMISLLLIVQGSLEFSNLSQGNSSILYPPSNWHCVYILWLNTGSIMPFMVLLISSGMQIVSLCRHRRKMNVHTVGRRDAQAKAHITVLKSLGCFLILYIVYILASPFSITSRPFPADLTALFISETLMAAYASLHSVILIMGNPRMKQTCQRILWKTVYTWRERSGKETVLRHFFDSSPKGG; translated from the coding sequence GAAATGGAGTCCTCGTGGCCTGGAGTTTTGGAGAATGGCTCAGAAAATTCAAGGGGTCCTCATATAACCTCATTGTCCTGGGCCTGGCTGTCTGTTGATTTCTTCTGCAGTGGTTGATTATGGTGGACTTAAGTCTGTTTCCACTTTTCCAGAGCAGCCATTGGCTTCGCTATCTCAATGTCTTCTGGGTCTTAGTAAGCCAGACCAGCCTGTGGTTTGCCACTTTTCTCAGTGTCTTCTACTGCAGGAAGATCATGACCTTTGAACACCCTGTCTACTTGTGGCTGAAGCAGAGGGCCTGTTGTCTGAGTCACTGGTGCCTTCTGGTGTACTTCATGATCAGTTTGTTACTTATAGTTCAGGGTAGCTTAGAGTTCTCCAATCTTTCCCAAGGAAACAGCAGCATTTTATACCCCCCTTCAAACTGgcactgtgtgtatatattatggCTCAATACAGGAAGTATAATGCCCTTCATGGTGTTGCTTATTTCCTCTGGGATGCAGATTGTCTCTTTGTGTAGACACCGCAGGAAGATGAATGTCCATACAGTCGGCAGGAGAGATGCTCAGGCCAAGGCTCACATCACTGTCCTGAAGTCCTTGGGCTGTTTCCTTATACTTTACATAGTTTACATCCTGGCCAGCCCCTTCTCCATCACCTCCAGGCCTTTTCCTGCTGATCTTACCGCTCTCTTCATCTCTGAGACACTCATGGCTGCCTACGCTTCTCTTCATTCTGTCATATTGATCATGGGGAATCCCAGGATGAAGCAGACTTGTCAGAGAATCCTGTGGAAGACAGTGTACACTTGGAGAGAAAGGAGTGGTAAGGAGACTGTTTTGAGACACTTTTTTGATAGCTCTCCAAAAGGGGGCTga